The following are from one region of the Eulemur rufifrons isolate Redbay chromosome 17, OSU_ERuf_1, whole genome shotgun sequence genome:
- the CTXN3 gene encoding cortexin-3 has translation MDGGQLVPSPLVPLGNVSSDSSMSLEQKTTFVFVILLFIFLGILIVRCFRILLDPYRSMPTSTWADGLEGLEKGQFDHALA, from the coding sequence ATGGACGGAGGACAGCTCGTCCCTTCGCCCCTGGTGCCCCTCGGGAACGTGTCATCAGATTCTAGCATGTCTCTGGAGCAGAAAACgacatttgtttttgttattttgctgtttattttcttgGGCATCCTTATCGTCAGGTGCTTCCGGATTCTGCTGGACCCGTATCGGAGCATGCCGACCTCCACCTGGGCTGACGGGCTGGAAGGCCTGGAGAAGGGACAGTTCGACCACGCCCTGGCCTAG